The Megasphaera stantonii genome includes a window with the following:
- the infA gene encoding translation initiation factor IF-1: MSKEDVIEVEGVVVEALPNAMFKVKLENEHIVLAHVSGKMRMNFIRILPGDRVTMELTPYDLNRGRITYRFK, translated from the coding sequence ATGTCTAAGGAAGATGTCATTGAAGTAGAAGGCGTCGTCGTAGAAGCACTGCCAAACGCTATGTTTAAAGTTAAGTTGGAAAACGAACACATCGTACTGGCTCACGTTTCCGGAAAAATGCGTATGAATTTTATTCGTATTCTTCCCGGCGACAGAGTTACGATGGAATTGACACCGTATGATCTGAATCGCGGTCGTATTACGTATCGCTTCAAGTAA
- a CDS encoding DNA-directed RNA polymerase subunit alpha produces the protein MIDDNKFKVKTVDRSDDGTYGKFVCEPLDRGYGITLGNSLRRVLLSSLDGVAITSIKIDGVLHEFSTIPGVREDVSEIILNLKQLSLKFTRDEVDELDITVDITGECEFTAEDLNVSTDIEVLNPDLHIATLDSDAHIYMQCHIERGKGYVPSTRNKKDTDMIGVIPIDSIFSPIVKTNYQVNNIRVGNEMDYDSLTLEVTTNGSIAAENAVAKAASIMVSYLDYFQKIASDPKANEAAAPFTTPDGEEPEEDNGPELSQVKIDVLDLSVRASNCLKRANIYTLGDLVERTEDDLSKIRNLGKKSVDEIIEKLKDYGFDLKSNEE, from the coding sequence ATGATCGATGATAACAAATTTAAAGTTAAGACCGTTGATAGAAGCGACGACGGCACTTATGGAAAATTCGTATGCGAACCTCTCGACAGAGGGTACGGAATCACGTTGGGCAATAGCTTACGGCGCGTCCTCTTGTCTTCGCTGGACGGCGTAGCAATTACCTCCATTAAGATCGATGGAGTATTGCATGAATTTTCGACGATACCTGGCGTTCGGGAAGACGTTTCGGAAATTATCCTGAACTTAAAACAGCTTAGTCTGAAATTCACTCGCGACGAAGTCGATGAATTGGATATCACGGTTGATATCACTGGTGAATGCGAATTTACTGCAGAAGATTTGAACGTAAGCACAGACATTGAAGTTTTAAACCCGGATCTTCATATTGCAACCCTCGACTCGGATGCGCACATTTATATGCAGTGCCATATCGAACGGGGCAAGGGCTATGTTCCGTCTACAAGAAATAAGAAAGATACGGATATGATCGGCGTAATTCCCATCGATTCGATCTTCTCTCCGATTGTAAAGACGAACTACCAGGTTAACAATATCCGGGTCGGCAACGAAATGGACTACGATTCGTTGACGCTTGAAGTGACGACCAACGGCAGCATCGCTGCTGAAAACGCCGTGGCTAAAGCTGCGTCTATCATGGTCAGCTATTTGGATTACTTCCAAAAGATCGCTTCTGATCCGAAGGCTAATGAAGCAGCCGCTCCCTTTACGACTCCCGACGGCGAAGAACCGGAAGAAGATAACGGACCAGAGCTCAGCCAAGTTAAAATTGACGTATTGGATTTGTCCGTTCGCGCGTCGAACTGCTTGAAACGGGCTAATATCTACACGTTAGGCGATTTGGTTGAACGGACGGAAGATGACTTGTCTAAGATTCGCAACTTGGGCAAAAAGTCTGTAGATGAAATTATTGAAAAACTGAAAGATTATGGATTTGATTTGAAATCCAACGAAGAATAA
- a CDS encoding 8-oxo-dGTP diphosphatase produces MRDTTLCFPVDAAGRILLGRKKRGFGVSKWNGFGGKLEKGETFRQCAVRELWEETGLQAKGEDLELVGLLDFRFLAAPELNHLGYVYFVRSYEGIITETEEMEPKWFSAESLPYEQMWKGDKTWIPLLLTGKRIKGTVTFAEDNDTVYSIDIHNVDSLSD; encoded by the coding sequence ATGAGAGATACGACATTATGCTTTCCAGTTGATGCAGCAGGCCGTATTCTGCTGGGCCGGAAAAAACGCGGTTTTGGCGTTTCAAAATGGAATGGCTTCGGCGGGAAATTGGAAAAGGGCGAGACTTTTCGCCAATGTGCTGTTCGGGAGCTATGGGAAGAAACAGGCCTTCAGGCGAAGGGTGAGGATCTGGAACTCGTCGGCCTGCTGGATTTCCGCTTTCTTGCTGCTCCGGAGCTGAATCATTTGGGCTACGTGTATTTCGTCCGCTCGTACGAAGGAATTATTACGGAGACGGAAGAAATGGAGCCGAAATGGTTTTCTGCAGAATCGCTGCCGTATGAGCAGATGTGGAAAGGCGATAAAACGTGGATTCCCCTGCTCTTAACAGGAAAACGAATAAAGGGAACGGTTACCTTTGCTGAAGATAATGATACTGTATATTCCATAGATATTCATAATGTAGACAGCTTATCCGATTAA
- a CDS encoding DUF3783 domain-containing protein, with protein sequence MAYRMMLAVNFTPERIDLLKLLGLLTKSQIKVVAEEEKTETVGALLGLSDEEIAEIAADKAETSETNVHEAVEEDDSLAPVTKEALILCGFDNKAVNLLLDGIRRGRLKNVPLKAMVTPNNISWTIHTILQELDKEHAYFHKKR encoded by the coding sequence ATGGCATATCGAATGATGTTAGCTGTAAATTTTACACCGGAACGAATTGATCTTCTGAAGCTTCTGGGCTTGCTGACGAAATCTCAGATAAAAGTCGTAGCAGAAGAAGAAAAGACAGAAACAGTCGGCGCATTATTGGGACTGAGCGATGAAGAAATCGCTGAAATTGCTGCCGACAAGGCAGAAACAAGCGAGACAAATGTCCATGAGGCAGTTGAAGAAGATGATTCATTAGCTCCTGTGACAAAAGAAGCGCTTATTCTTTGCGGCTTTGACAATAAAGCAGTCAATTTGCTGCTAGATGGAATCCGCCGCGGCCGGTTGAAAAACGTACCGTTAAAAGCAATGGTAACGCCTAATAATATTTCCTGGACTATCCATACCATTCTGCAGGAATTGGATAAAGAACACGCTTATTTCCATAAAAAACGATGA
- the rplQ gene encoding 50S ribosomal protein L17, with the protein MAYRKLGRDSSARKALLRSIVTSLFQHERIETTEAKAKELRKVAEKMLTLAKRGDLHARRQVLAYVRDESVVKKMFDEIAPKYKDRQGGYTRIIKTGVRQGDAAPMVIIELV; encoded by the coding sequence ATGGCTTATAGAAAGTTGGGACGTGACAGCTCTGCACGTAAAGCATTACTGCGCAGCATTGTTACCTCTTTATTCCAGCATGAACGCATCGAAACGACGGAAGCAAAGGCAAAAGAACTCCGCAAAGTAGCAGAAAAAATGCTTACCTTGGCTAAACGCGGCGACTTGCACGCTCGCCGTCAGGTATTGGCTTACGTAAGAGATGAAAGCGTAGTTAAGAAAATGTTTGATGAAATTGCGCCGAAATACAAAGACCGCCAGGGCGGTTATACACGTATTATCAAAACTGGCGTTCGTCAGGGCGATGCTGCTCCGATGGTAATCATCGAATTAGTTTAA
- a CDS encoding MTH1187 family thiamine-binding protein, which translates to MNTLIAVCIAPCGTGDSYSPYVAQVVKIIRESGLTSRTNSMFTEIEGEWDDVMAVVKKATFYLAEQGLRTEVVLKADIRPGHTHMMEHKPQAVERILSEEQL; encoded by the coding sequence ATGAATACGTTAATTGCCGTTTGTATAGCTCCCTGCGGCACGGGAGATTCCTATTCGCCCTATGTTGCCCAGGTTGTAAAAATTATCCGGGAATCAGGACTTACCAGCCGGACTAATTCGATGTTTACGGAAATTGAAGGAGAATGGGATGATGTCATGGCTGTTGTTAAGAAAGCGACATTTTACCTGGCTGAACAAGGACTGAGGACGGAAGTAGTGTTGAAGGCAGATATACGGCCTGGCCATACCCATATGATGGAGCATAAGCCCCAGGCTGTAGAACGCATATTAAGCGAGGAACAGCTATAA
- the map gene encoding type I methionyl aminopeptidase, protein MIILKSKREIEYIREAGRITANALQLMKKLAKPGVTTGELDQRCEEYIRSCGAFPSCKGYYGYPATICASVNEEVVHGIPGRRKLKDGDIISVDLVVNKNGYHGDSTVTIPIGHVDPAVLQLLKVTEECLYKGIEQAVAGNHLGDIGHAVQSYAESFGYGVVRDYVGHGIGTDMHEEPEVPNYGVAGHGELLEPGMVLAIEPMINMGTEKVRQLKNGWTVVTCDKKPAAHFEHTVAITENGPEILTLPE, encoded by the coding sequence ATGATTATTTTAAAGTCTAAACGGGAAATAGAGTATATTCGCGAAGCTGGTCGCATTACTGCCAACGCATTGCAGCTGATGAAAAAGCTGGCGAAGCCGGGCGTCACGACAGGCGAGCTGGATCAGCGTTGCGAAGAATACATCCGCAGCTGCGGCGCCTTTCCGAGCTGTAAAGGCTATTACGGATATCCGGCGACTATCTGCGCTAGCGTAAACGAAGAAGTCGTTCACGGTATTCCGGGCCGGCGCAAGCTAAAAGATGGAGATATAATCAGTGTTGACTTAGTTGTAAACAAAAATGGCTATCATGGAGACTCGACGGTGACGATTCCTATCGGTCACGTTGACCCGGCCGTTCTTCAGTTGCTTAAAGTGACGGAAGAATGTCTCTATAAAGGCATTGAGCAGGCAGTAGCTGGCAACCACCTGGGCGACATCGGGCATGCCGTTCAATCCTATGCCGAATCATTCGGTTACGGCGTTGTCCGCGATTATGTAGGACACGGCATCGGTACCGACATGCATGAAGAACCGGAAGTGCCGAATTATGGCGTTGCCGGTCACGGAGAACTCCTGGAACCGGGTATGGTTCTGGCCATTGAGCCGATGATCAACATGGGTACGGAAAAGGTCCGGCAGTTGAAAAACGGTTGGACTGTCGTTACCTGTGATAAGAAGCCGGCAGCCCATTTTGAACATACAGTAGCTATTACTGAAAACGGTCCGGAAATCCTGACCTTACCGGAATGA
- the rpsK gene encoding 30S ribosomal protein S11: MAKNNARSNKRKEKKHVESGAAHIRSTFNNTIVTISDTKGNALSWASAGGLGFRGSRKSTPFAAQMAAEQAAKAAMEYGLRQVEVYVKGPGSGREAAIRALQAAGLEVNSIKDVTPIPHNGCRPPKRRRV, from the coding sequence TTGGCTAAGAATAACGCAAGAAGCAATAAGAGAAAAGAAAAGAAACATGTAGAATCGGGTGCAGCACATATTCGTTCTACCTTTAATAATACGATTGTTACTATCAGCGATACGAAGGGCAACGCTTTGTCTTGGGCAAGCGCCGGCGGCCTCGGCTTCCGCGGTTCCCGTAAGAGCACTCCGTTCGCCGCTCAGATGGCTGCTGAACAGGCTGCTAAAGCCGCTATGGAATACGGCCTTCGTCAGGTTGAAGTATATGTAAAAGGTCCTGGCTCCGGTCGTGAAGCCGCTATCCGCGCATTGCAGGCAGCAGGCCTGGAAGTAAATTCCATTAAAGACGTAACTCCTATCCCGCATAATGGCTGCCGTCCGCCGAAACGCAGACGTGTATAA
- the rpsM gene encoding 30S ribosomal protein S13 — protein sequence MARIAGVDLPRDKRVEIGLTYILGIGLSSSQEILKKTGVNPDTRVRDLTEDEVQKIREVIGSDYKVEGDLRRDTALNIKRLIEVNSYRGKRHRAGLPVRGQRTKTNARTRKGPRKAVAGKKK from the coding sequence ATGGCACGTATAGCCGGTGTGGATTTACCACGTGACAAACGAGTTGAAATTGGTTTAACTTATATTTTGGGGATCGGTCTTTCTTCGTCCCAGGAAATCTTGAAAAAAACAGGCGTTAATCCGGACACGCGCGTTCGCGACTTGACGGAAGATGAAGTTCAGAAAATCCGTGAAGTAATCGGTTCTGATTATAAAGTAGAAGGCGACCTTCGCCGTGATACAGCGCTCAACATTAAACGTCTGATTGAAGTTAACTCTTACCGGGGCAAACGTCATCGCGCAGGTCTTCCCGTTCGCGGTCAGCGCACGAAGACAAACGCACGTACGCGTAAAGGTCCGAGAAAAGCAGTAGCAGGTAAGAAGAAATAA
- the rpmJ gene encoding 50S ribosomal protein L36 — translation MKVKPSVKKICEKCKIIKRKGRVMVICENPKHKQKQG, via the coding sequence ATGAAGGTAAAACCGTCAGTAAAGAAAATTTGCGAAAAATGCAAAATCATTAAACGCAAAGGCCGCGTTATGGTCATTTGCGAAAATCCGAAACATAAACAGAAACAGGGTTAA